From Butyricimonas paravirosa, one genomic window encodes:
- a CDS encoding SusC/RagA family TonB-linked outer membrane protein, with amino-acid sequence MTKRTKPKVFLGLLCVCKRMFSIFLLFLATLLLSSASVFSQQKNQKIISIDFKEYSLTRALHEINRLSGDLVNFREEVVIKESKKITLKLDDITVFEAVKACLEGTGLTCSQQGNGKILVGPKQETTMLTVSGRVVDEKGNPIPGATVLIQGTTQGVATDAEGRYTITARPEDALRFSFIGYKPEVVPIKGKTRLNVHLNPTAENIEEVTVVAFGEQKKESVVSAITTVDARSLKSSSSDLTSQFTGKIAGMIGWQTGGIPGALTEEEMNTKFYIRGITSFQTSANVDPLILIDGVESSKLDLSRMVPEDIESFSVMKDASATAMYGARGANGVILITTKKGQEGSVYTSVRYEMVVSAPTKKIDVVNPVDYMKMYNRALLSRNPSATPQYSVERIQRTESGLYPDWVYPANDWYDIMFQDYSINHRAGLNMRGGSRLVQYYASVNYVRDEGMLKTDRLNQFKCNIENNTFSFRANLNIDLSAGIRLNINTSANLDKYHGPYADVTEAYYMAFNASPVDFAPLYPGDETYGWPHLRFGAVDLNTINPYKDLHQGYKDRRRYSAVARAEYIHNLSALLKGLELRASVSMNQTGYYTNAYKTEPYLYSLADYSFETGKHRLLALNERNASRTLSKAYGNSSQSTQMSYEVRGLHVAAWGEHQTSLTAVFNVQESTYSNTETVLDGIPHRNMGMSMRGTYGFKDKYFAEASFGYNGSERFAKHNQWGFFPAVGGAWIASKERFMADNVGRWFSFLKFRLSWGKVGNDGVIDSPRFAHLPLLDKVSIMDPAPGGTVLQRPVVKSYPNDKITWEIAEQTNLGIETKFFGGIVELNADIYQEVRHNIIDYRYTMPASTGLEYLQIGNVGEVRSRGIDLSGKVQHAFTPDFWTILSGTFTYNKAEYRDIEEAANKPKWQKKVGHEISQQIGYIAEGVFRDQAEIDNSPRQGGDVMPGDIRYRDLNGDGVIDVNDATYIGFPTTPRLIYGFSAFFNLKDFELSFAFQGAGKRAFFMDPMKISPFVKNRAMLKAIYDDHWNENNMKERPFWPRLSTQSIDAHNPQENWKNNTEIRKSTYFMRESSFLRCTSIEVAYNVPQDFLSKIKMQNVKFYARVNNPFLISSFKIWDVELGDSGFNYPIQRTWSVGLNISF; translated from the coding sequence ATGACAAAAAGAACGAAACCGAAAGTCTTTTTGGGACTTTTATGCGTTTGCAAAAGAATGTTTAGTATTTTTTTACTTTTCTTGGCAACGCTGTTACTATCTTCTGCCTCTGTTTTTAGCCAGCAGAAGAATCAGAAAATTATCTCCATTGATTTCAAGGAGTACAGTCTGACACGTGCTTTACATGAGATCAACCGCTTGAGTGGGGACTTAGTCAATTTCCGGGAGGAAGTTGTCATAAAAGAGTCGAAAAAGATTACCTTGAAACTGGATGACATCACGGTTTTCGAGGCGGTGAAGGCCTGTTTGGAAGGCACAGGGCTAACTTGTTCCCAGCAAGGGAATGGTAAGATTCTCGTGGGGCCGAAACAGGAAACGACAATGTTGACTGTTAGCGGTCGGGTTGTTGATGAGAAAGGGAATCCTATTCCCGGTGCTACGGTACTCATACAGGGAACCACTCAAGGGGTTGCCACGGATGCAGAGGGGCGTTACACGATTACCGCTAGGCCGGAGGATGCGTTGAGATTCTCGTTTATCGGTTATAAGCCGGAAGTTGTCCCGATCAAGGGGAAAACGAGGTTGAACGTTCACTTGAATCCCACGGCCGAGAATATCGAGGAAGTGACAGTAGTGGCGTTCGGTGAACAGAAAAAAGAGAGTGTCGTGTCGGCTATCACGACCGTGGACGCTAGAAGTTTAAAGTCTTCCAGTAGTGATTTGACCAGCCAGTTTACCGGGAAAATTGCCGGTATGATCGGTTGGCAGACGGGAGGTATTCCCGGTGCGTTGACGGAAGAAGAGATGAACACGAAATTTTATATCCGGGGTATAACCTCTTTCCAGACCTCGGCCAACGTTGACCCGCTGATCTTGATTGACGGGGTGGAATCATCCAAGTTGGACCTTTCCCGTATGGTTCCGGAGGACATCGAGAGTTTCAGCGTGATGAAAGATGCGTCGGCTACGGCAATGTATGGGGCTCGCGGGGCTAACGGTGTAATTCTGATTACGACCAAGAAAGGACAGGAGGGAAGTGTTTATACCTCGGTTCGTTACGAGATGGTAGTGAGCGCTCCGACCAAGAAAATTGATGTCGTTAATCCCGTGGATTACATGAAGATGTATAACCGGGCCTTGTTGTCTCGTAATCCGTCGGCAACCCCGCAGTATAGTGTGGAACGTATCCAGCGTACGGAATCCGGACTTTATCCTGATTGGGTATATCCTGCCAATGACTGGTATGATATCATGTTTCAGGATTATTCGATCAACCATCGTGCGGGGTTAAATATGCGGGGTGGTTCCCGGTTGGTGCAGTATTATGCATCTGTTAACTATGTTCGGGACGAGGGGATGTTGAAGACCGACCGTTTGAACCAGTTCAAGTGTAATATCGAGAACAACACGTTTTCTTTCCGGGCGAACCTGAATATCGACTTGAGTGCGGGGATTCGCTTGAATATTAATACATCAGCCAATCTGGATAAATATCACGGGCCTTATGCCGACGTGACGGAGGCTTACTACATGGCGTTCAATGCCTCTCCGGTGGATTTTGCTCCTCTTTATCCGGGAGACGAGACGTATGGCTGGCCGCACCTTCGCTTTGGTGCCGTGGATTTGAACACGATTAATCCTTACAAGGATCTTCACCAAGGGTACAAGGACCGCCGCCGTTATTCGGCTGTAGCACGTGCAGAGTATATTCATAATCTTTCTGCCCTGTTGAAAGGATTGGAGTTGCGGGCATCCGTGTCCATGAACCAGACGGGATATTATACCAATGCTTACAAGACGGAACCTTATTTGTATTCGTTAGCCGATTATAGTTTTGAAACCGGAAAGCATCGATTACTGGCATTGAATGAACGTAACGCGTCGCGGACGTTGTCGAAAGCGTATGGTAATAGTTCTCAGTCTACGCAAATGAGTTACGAAGTACGGGGGTTGCACGTGGCAGCCTGGGGTGAACACCAAACCAGTTTAACTGCCGTGTTTAACGTGCAGGAGTCGACGTACTCTAATACGGAAACTGTACTGGACGGTATTCCTCACCGGAATATGGGTATGTCCATGCGTGGAACCTACGGGTTTAAGGATAAATATTTTGCCGAGGCGAGTTTCGGTTACAACGGCTCGGAGCGTTTTGCCAAGCACAATCAATGGGGATTTTTCCCGGCGGTTGGTGGTGCATGGATTGCATCCAAGGAACGTTTTATGGCAGACAACGTGGGACGTTGGTTCTCGTTCTTGAAATTCCGTCTCTCTTGGGGTAAGGTCGGAAACGACGGGGTGATTGATTCCCCGCGGTTTGCCCATTTACCCTTGTTAGATAAAGTGAGTATCATGGACCCGGCACCGGGTGGTACCGTTTTACAGCGTCCCGTGGTGAAGTCTTATCCTAACGACAAGATTACTTGGGAAATTGCAGAACAGACGAATTTGGGTATCGAAACGAAATTCTTTGGTGGAATCGTGGAATTGAATGCCGATATTTACCAGGAGGTTCGCCATAATATTATAGATTATCGTTACACGATGCCGGCATCTACCGGGTTGGAGTATTTACAGATCGGAAACGTGGGAGAGGTTCGTTCCCGAGGTATTGATCTTTCGGGTAAAGTGCAACACGCTTTTACTCCGGATTTTTGGACCATTCTAAGTGGTACGTTTACCTATAATAAGGCGGAGTATAGAGATATTGAAGAGGCTGCCAATAAGCCGAAATGGCAAAAGAAGGTCGGACATGAGATTTCACAGCAAATCGGTTACATTGCCGAGGGCGTTTTCCGTGATCAGGCAGAGATTGATAATTCCCCCCGACAAGGTGGGGACGTGATGCCGGGTGATATTCGCTATCGCGACCTGAACGGGGACGGCGTGATCGACGTGAATGATGCCACGTATATCGGTTTCCCGACAACCCCTCGATTGATTTACGGTTTCAGTGCCTTTTTCAATTTGAAGGATTTCGAGTTAAGTTTTGCTTTTCAGGGAGCGGGCAAACGGGCGTTCTTTATGGACCCGATGAAAATCAGTCCGTTTGTGAAAAACCGGGCGATGTTGAAGGCGATTTACGATGATCATTGGAACGAAAATAACATGAAAGAACGTCCTTTCTGGCCGCGTCTTTCCACGCAATCCATTGATGCGCATAATCCTCAGGAAAACTGGAAGAATAATACAGAGATACGGAAGTCTACTTATTTCATGCGGGAGAGTAGTTTCTTACGTTGCACTTCGATCGAAGTGGCGTACAATGTACCGCAGGATTTCCTGAGCAAGATCAAGATGCAGAATGTGAAGTTTTATGCCCGGGTAAACAATCCTTTCCTGATTTCCAGTTTTAAGATCTGGGACGTGGAGTTGGGGGACAGCGGTTTCAACTACCCGATTCAGCGTACTTGGTCAGTCGGTTTGAACATAAGTTTTTAA
- a CDS encoding DUF4959 domain-containing protein — translation MKNTILLLLLIFSFSACSDDDSVFGVSTEGLELKFTPVEGGAMMHYSLPNNSDIFAMNVRYKNWQGLEILKTCGYSGDSLLLDGFTKAQDVSVRISFVNHRDEESALYEYSFKTLDSAPWTFFDNVEIHSSWNGFQVIYKSPAVVTGMAHIFYLGIDPKTQKQDTILMRSFPILQGGDTLNFAVQQENAKNTVVIRTEDFQGYRVRQEIYPDIDAFPTEQWTMKAENFNDFGLSVENGIAKTGVQYLFDGELKGEVRLVASAIEENKPERKSTTTYATYLAGPQAYDKPIVLDLREQKVPAWLRLYCLYPLSNASNPLTGQELGYIWSGCYEDKTPCKLTVYGSKTSSDPDSGDWVPLGKLDQKRDATTASDRWSFLTSSTTVAAKTVEELAQKDPIYVDVVFPTIDETYRYLKIIVHDTFKRMNSEVNSNQQKYFTLHELEVYVKKN, via the coding sequence ATGAAAAATACAATTTTGTTATTATTGTTAATATTCAGCTTTTCGGCTTGTAGTGACGACGATTCAGTTTTCGGCGTGTCGACGGAAGGTTTGGAACTTAAATTTACCCCGGTGGAGGGAGGTGCCATGATGCACTATTCTTTGCCGAATAACAGTGACATTTTTGCCATGAATGTGCGTTATAAGAATTGGCAAGGGTTGGAAATATTGAAAACTTGTGGATATAGCGGTGATTCGCTTTTGCTGGATGGTTTTACGAAAGCGCAGGACGTGAGTGTCCGGATTTCATTCGTCAATCATCGGGATGAGGAATCGGCCTTGTACGAGTATAGTTTTAAAACGCTGGACAGCGCACCGTGGACTTTTTTCGATAATGTAGAGATACATTCTTCTTGGAATGGTTTTCAGGTGATTTACAAGAGTCCCGCGGTTGTAACCGGGATGGCACATATTTTTTACTTGGGAATAGACCCGAAGACGCAGAAACAGGACACGATCCTGATGAGAAGTTTTCCTATTCTTCAAGGAGGTGATACGTTGAATTTTGCCGTGCAGCAAGAGAATGCGAAAAACACGGTAGTGATCCGTACCGAAGATTTCCAGGGTTACCGGGTGAGACAGGAAATTTACCCGGATATTGATGCTTTCCCGACGGAACAATGGACAATGAAAGCAGAAAATTTTAATGATTTCGGGCTTTCCGTGGAGAATGGTATCGCTAAAACTGGCGTGCAGTATTTGTTTGACGGGGAGTTGAAAGGAGAGGTCCGTCTGGTTGCCTCGGCTATCGAGGAAAATAAACCGGAACGTAAAAGTACCACGACGTATGCTACCTATCTGGCAGGTCCCCAGGCTTATGACAAGCCGATAGTTCTGGATTTGAGAGAACAAAAGGTGCCGGCATGGCTGCGTTTGTATTGTTTGTACCCGTTGAGTAATGCATCCAACCCGCTTACGGGGCAGGAGTTAGGATATATTTGGTCCGGTTGTTACGAGGATAAGACTCCGTGTAAATTGACCGTGTACGGTAGCAAGACTTCTTCAGACCCGGATTCCGGGGATTGGGTACCTCTAGGGAAATTGGATCAAAAGCGTGATGCCACTACTGCGAGTGACAGGTGGTCATTCCTCACGTCATCGACCACTGTGGCTGCGAAGACCGTGGAAGAGCTAGCCCAAAAAGATCCGATTTACGTGGATGTTGTTTTCCCCACGATTGACGAGACCTATCGCTATTTGAAGATTATTGTGCATGATACCTTTAAGCGGATGAATTCGGAAGTAAACAGTAATCAGCAAAAGTATTTTACCTTGCACGAGCTGGAAGTTTATGTAAAAAAGAATTAA
- a CDS encoding FecR family protein: MGELNSHQIARIILKMRYETATEEEKRVLEAWMKAGDGRQAIYDRIVSDESLREYRDLKAEFEGVTDYGKLQSDILGTLAKRNRQRKLQRISLWGGSVAAVLLVACLFVYKYVGESHPERMGEMQVAKIESEPIVQDKVILVLGDGKRVGMQGLHRDSLRLKSAVVVGAEAKLVYDTNTGQGAGDVSPEPEINKVITSTGGFYSLILSDGTRIWLNSESELEYPVFFGKGERRVKLVGEAFFEVTPDAARPFIVEANEIRTRVLGTSFNIKAYKDESDIYATLFTGKVAVEPLADTTRKVILQPGKQAGWDVQARKLSVREVNLDRVMAWKEGMFMFNKENIEVVTRQIERWYGVKFIYQVKDRNQYTFNGYFSKDETLESILDAFTYTGGPKFRKEGDTVYVADPL; the protein is encoded by the coding sequence ATGGGAGAATTAAATAGTCATCAAATTGCCCGGATTATCTTAAAGATGAGATATGAAACCGCCACGGAAGAGGAAAAGCGGGTTCTTGAGGCTTGGATGAAAGCCGGGGATGGGCGGCAGGCAATTTATGACAGAATTGTTTCTGACGAAAGCTTGAGAGAGTATCGGGATTTGAAAGCAGAATTTGAAGGGGTGACGGATTACGGAAAATTGCAGTCTGATATATTAGGAACCTTGGCGAAACGGAACAGGCAGAGAAAACTTCAACGAATCTCCTTGTGGGGAGGAAGCGTGGCAGCCGTTTTATTGGTGGCGTGTCTGTTCGTGTATAAGTATGTTGGAGAGTCGCATCCGGAAAGGATGGGAGAGATGCAGGTGGCTAAAATCGAATCAGAGCCGATCGTGCAGGATAAGGTGATATTAGTGTTAGGCGATGGGAAAAGAGTTGGAATGCAGGGACTGCACAGGGATAGTTTGAGGTTGAAGTCTGCGGTGGTTGTCGGGGCAGAGGCGAAATTGGTTTACGATACGAATACGGGGCAAGGAGCGGGGGACGTTTCCCCGGAGCCGGAAATCAATAAAGTGATTACTTCCACGGGAGGGTTTTATTCGTTGATATTGAGTGACGGGACTCGGATTTGGTTGAATTCCGAGAGCGAGTTGGAATACCCGGTATTTTTCGGGAAAGGGGAACGACGGGTGAAGCTGGTCGGGGAGGCTTTTTTCGAAGTAACGCCGGATGCGGCACGTCCTTTTATTGTCGAGGCGAACGAGATCCGGACGAGGGTACTGGGAACGTCATTCAATATAAAGGCGTACAAGGATGAATCGGATATTTATGCCACGCTTTTTACCGGGAAGGTCGCCGTGGAACCTTTAGCAGATACGACCCGAAAAGTCATCTTGCAACCTGGGAAACAGGCCGGCTGGGATGTGCAAGCTCGTAAGTTAAGTGTACGGGAGGTTAATCTGGATCGTGTTATGGCTTGGAAAGAGGGGATGTTCATGTTTAACAAAGAGAATATCGAGGTCGTTACTCGCCAGATCGAGCGCTGGTATGGCGTGAAATTTATATACCAGGTCAAAGACCGGAATCAATACACGTTTAACGGGTATTTCAGTAAGGACGAGACGTTGGAATCCATATTAGATGCCTTCACTTATACCGGAGGGCCGAAGTTTAGAAAAGAGGGAGATACCGTTTACGTGGCGGACCCACTATAA
- a CDS encoding DUF4998 domain-containing protein: protein MRMRRNILYWFAAVLLLTACNESLEDTYSDFAGDGKIRYVAKCTEVHATPGWERLMVDWINGTDATIDKIKVIWSCEERRDSVMLPGASTSYELTNLEDGTYRFDVCAVDAAGNQSLVETTYGRPYTREHEIMLAFTRGVTRSYFLKNKMIFFSDQWNENIIELQLKYKNSAGDTRYYTFDKETSYNTLVTISDVSMNPADTVYVLRRGKLEDCPDIIEFDPYVISRKKNYSAGFVNAIHRRYGYHTDTKEDEVRFEEFVENAQELEFDYDMETFEDILYCPNLKKLVFRKNRYLDERNVTEYAKSNILGDKEKSRQVLDKANESDILGLKIDYYGRARYFVPYFDSELPYMTYMGYSQLPTMEIIPKEAFKEDEDGKRIQCVPSDPYADADLELLMDNNSESAWITTPLASIRYYELQMELLTATEIRGIKIAQPYYGQWGGNTGLVNFMPTTISVQTSADGIIWKDVTYFENNTLGRSSGEVTLLPMVEGTRLVRYIKISLRDQMDTSGFCKVNLGDIVLYK, encoded by the coding sequence ATGAGAATGAGAAGAAATATATTATACTGGTTTGCGGCAGTACTATTATTGACTGCTTGTAACGAGAGTCTGGAGGACACGTATAGCGATTTCGCGGGAGACGGGAAAATCCGTTACGTGGCTAAATGTACGGAAGTTCACGCCACTCCCGGTTGGGAGAGGTTGATGGTGGACTGGATTAATGGAACAGATGCCACGATCGATAAGATAAAAGTAATCTGGTCATGTGAGGAACGCAGGGATTCGGTTATGTTGCCGGGAGCGTCAACTTCTTACGAGTTAACGAATTTAGAGGATGGGACGTATCGGTTTGATGTCTGTGCCGTGGATGCCGCGGGAAATCAGTCTTTGGTTGAAACAACCTACGGGCGTCCCTATACGAGAGAACATGAGATTATGTTGGCATTCACCAGAGGGGTTACGAGATCTTATTTTCTGAAGAATAAGATGATTTTCTTTTCCGACCAGTGGAACGAAAATATTATTGAGTTACAATTGAAATACAAGAATTCTGCCGGAGATACACGATATTACACGTTCGATAAAGAGACCAGTTATAATACGCTTGTCACGATCTCGGATGTGAGTATGAACCCGGCAGACACGGTTTATGTACTTCGGAGAGGAAAGTTGGAGGATTGCCCGGATATTATCGAGTTCGACCCGTACGTGATAAGCCGGAAGAAAAATTATAGTGCTGGGTTCGTGAATGCGATCCACAGACGTTATGGTTATCACACGGATACAAAAGAGGATGAAGTGCGGTTTGAAGAGTTCGTGGAGAATGCGCAGGAGTTGGAGTTTGATTACGATATGGAAACTTTCGAGGATATCTTGTATTGCCCGAATTTGAAAAAGCTCGTATTTCGTAAGAATCGTTATTTGGATGAGAGAAACGTGACGGAGTATGCCAAGAGTAATATATTGGGAGATAAGGAAAAAAGTCGTCAAGTATTGGATAAGGCAAATGAGTCGGATATATTGGGATTAAAGATTGATTATTATGGGCGTGCGAGATATTTTGTGCCTTATTTTGATTCGGAATTACCATACATGACTTATATGGGATATTCCCAGTTACCAACTATGGAAATTATCCCGAAAGAGGCTTTTAAAGAGGATGAGGATGGGAAACGGATTCAATGTGTACCGTCTGATCCTTATGCGGATGCAGATTTGGAGCTTCTGATGGATAATAATTCGGAAAGTGCTTGGATCACGACTCCTTTGGCCAGTATACGTTATTATGAGTTACAGATGGAATTGTTGACGGCCACGGAAATCCGGGGAATAAAGATTGCCCAGCCTTATTACGGCCAATGGGGCGGTAATACCGGGTTGGTGAATTTCATGCCTACCACGATTTCCGTGCAGACATCTGCGGACGGGATTATTTGGAAGGATGTGACTTATTTTGAAAATAACACGTTAGGACGTAGTTCGGGAGAGGTGACATTGTTGCCGATGGTTGAGGGGACCCGACTGGTTCGTTATATCAAGATTTCCCTACGTGATCAGATGGATACGAGTGGTTTCTGTAAAGTTAACTTGGGGGATATAGTTCTCTATAAGTAA
- a CDS encoding sigma-70 family RNA polymerase sigma factor, translating into MRKNKDAMGGHFDLGNFIRDHFASLCAIAFKITGNSEVAKDLAQDVIIKFWENQGQHKQLDSIENYLFIMIRNEALNYLRGLSREKNRHEKASLNSEQEESLWDTIIEQEANQLLQTAIATLPPQCNRIVELSLTGKNTKEIAETLDIAVNTVKVLKSRAIHKLREYFSRNDIWIEF; encoded by the coding sequence ATGCGAAAAAATAAAGATGCTATGGGCGGTCACTTTGATCTGGGTAATTTTATCCGGGATCATTTTGCGTCTTTATGTGCCATCGCCTTTAAAATCACGGGAAATTCGGAAGTCGCCAAAGATTTAGCCCAAGATGTTATCATCAAGTTCTGGGAAAATCAAGGACAACACAAACAATTGGATTCCATCGAAAATTACCTATTTATCATGATCCGCAACGAAGCACTAAATTACCTCCGGGGTCTCTCCCGCGAAAAGAACCGCCACGAAAAAGCCTCTCTAAACTCCGAACAGGAGGAATCCTTGTGGGACACCATCATCGAACAAGAAGCCAACCAGCTACTTCAAACTGCCATTGCAACTCTCCCCCCGCAATGCAACCGAATCGTGGAACTCTCCCTCACGGGCAAAAACACGAAAGAGATCGCAGAAACCCTCGACATCGCCGTGAATACCGTGAAAGTCCTAAAAAGCAGGGCCATCCATAAACTAAGGGAATATTTCTCCCGGAATGATATTTGGATCGAGTTTTAA
- a CDS encoding RagB/SusD family nutrient uptake outer membrane protein, which produces MMRKHLLYILCGMLLLTGCDYLNRVPEKDIETVESLFEQRTKAESWWKGLYGEVNTVLTSLTNNTSFLGADEFVTCQALYNSTTFRLDGLKVADGLQMSQSPYGSLWYKMYTVIRNANTFLENIDNTYNITDEDREWWKADVKALKAFIYFELVRRYGPICLVPQNMPMELDVSAYQLPRQHVDTCFKEIVRLLDEAAPYIPMHNQRDPAYGHTICLEALYALKAKALLYAASPLFNGNAFYSDFKNKNGELLFNSSYDRNKWLLAAEAADKAAEICAVGDRDLYTEETTKKTKLLNQMNDIESSMFSRFDNKEYLLEMKWGTLQFYRFTLPRLLDDEVNFNESLLGCLSPSMKMVEMYYTSHGLPIDADNSWSYANRYKLGSESSVTYEDVIPMNTSVVNLHLRREPRFYASIAGDRMYWQRGTNTATRNYNLLVEAHKDESWGTQEDFIVSNNWQNINGYWLKKQTFGNFATSNYVANLKGQETFPVLRLAEVYMMQAEAWNEYLEQPDNRVYDPLDKVRERAGILPVREAWKTFSNFSSKVDTKVGMREIIRQEYSIEFAFEGHRYWDIRRWTIAHQVMNEKQYGWNILGTTFQTFYNNENGPIVVWSKNKFVAPRDYLEPFNAEEILISGMVQNPGW; this is translated from the coding sequence ATGATGAGAAAACATTTATTATATATACTTTGCGGAATGCTTTTGCTGACCGGATGCGATTATCTGAACCGGGTACCGGAGAAGGATATTGAAACGGTGGAATCGCTTTTCGAGCAACGAACGAAAGCCGAATCCTGGTGGAAGGGGCTGTATGGAGAGGTAAATACGGTGCTTACGAGTTTGACGAATAATACCTCCTTTTTGGGGGCCGATGAATTCGTGACTTGTCAGGCATTGTACAATTCAACTACGTTCCGTCTTGACGGGCTGAAGGTGGCGGATGGATTGCAGATGTCACAAAGTCCTTACGGGTCGTTGTGGTACAAGATGTACACGGTTATTCGGAACGCGAATACTTTTTTGGAGAATATCGATAATACTTACAATATTACCGACGAAGACCGGGAATGGTGGAAAGCTGACGTGAAGGCCTTGAAAGCGTTTATTTATTTCGAGTTAGTGCGTCGTTACGGGCCGATTTGTCTCGTACCTCAGAATATGCCGATGGAGCTGGATGTGAGTGCTTATCAATTGCCGCGTCAGCACGTGGATACTTGTTTCAAAGAGATTGTCAGGTTGTTAGATGAGGCGGCGCCGTATATACCGATGCATAATCAGCGGGACCCGGCTTACGGGCACACGATTTGTCTGGAGGCGTTGTATGCTTTAAAAGCTAAGGCATTGCTTTATGCCGCATCCCCTCTTTTTAACGGGAACGCTTTCTATTCCGATTTCAAGAATAAGAACGGGGAGTTACTTTTTAATTCTTCTTACGACCGGAATAAATGGTTGCTGGCTGCAGAGGCTGCGGATAAGGCTGCCGAGATTTGTGCCGTGGGAGACCGGGATTTATACACGGAGGAAACCACGAAAAAGACTAAATTGTTGAACCAGATGAATGACATCGAAAGTAGTATGTTCTCTCGTTTCGATAATAAAGAGTATTTGTTGGAAATGAAATGGGGAACCTTGCAATTTTATCGGTTTACATTGCCCCGGTTATTGGATGACGAGGTGAATTTTAACGAGAGTTTACTTGGTTGTCTTTCTCCCTCGATGAAAATGGTGGAAATGTATTACACCAGTCACGGGTTACCGATTGATGCCGATAATTCATGGAGCTACGCGAATCGTTATAAATTGGGTTCTGAGAGTAGCGTGACTTACGAGGATGTGATCCCGATGAACACGTCAGTGGTGAATCTTCACCTGCGTCGGGAACCTCGTTTTTATGCGAGTATTGCGGGCGACCGGATGTACTGGCAGCGTGGGACAAACACGGCAACAAGAAATTATAACTTATTGGTGGAGGCTCATAAAGATGAGTCTTGGGGTACACAAGAAGACTTTATCGTGAGCAATAACTGGCAAAATATTAACGGTTATTGGTTGAAAAAGCAGACTTTCGGAAATTTTGCGACCTCGAATTACGTGGCGAATCTGAAAGGACAGGAAACATTCCCTGTTTTACGTTTGGCCGAAGTGTATATGATGCAGGCGGAGGCTTGGAACGAGTATCTGGAGCAGCCGGATAACCGGGTGTATGATCCTCTTGATAAAGTGCGGGAACGGGCTGGTATTCTACCGGTACGGGAGGCCTGGAAAACTTTTTCCAATTTCTCTTCCAAAGTAGATACGAAAGTTGGTATGCGTGAAATTATTCGCCAAGAATACAGTATCGAATTCGCTTTCGAGGGACATCGCTATTGGGATATTCGTCGTTGGACAATTGCTCACCAAGTGATGAACGAGAAACAGTATGGTTGGAATATTCTGGGAACAACATTCCAAACATTCTATAATAACGAGAACGGCCCGATCGTGGTGTGGAGCAAAAATAAGTTCGTGGCACCGCGGGATTATCTGGAACCGTTCAATGCTGAAGAGATCTTGATTTCCGGAATGGTTCAAAACCCCGGATGGTAA